One Dreissena polymorpha isolate Duluth1 chromosome 9, UMN_Dpol_1.0, whole genome shotgun sequence genomic window carries:
- the LOC127845648 gene encoding WSC domain-containing protein 1-like: MCITMTPPNNITIIKHQLKRNWKLLTLYCIVSFILSILYRSFIPQEGDSASDKVTCTRREVKLSPTILSPPALVSFPGSGSTWVRHMVQQMTGIATVSVYCDLYLYKHGFPYECRVEKAKYASLVKTHEIGRVKKYTRAVLLLRNPYDALLSYFNFVKAGHKGHPTEKALRNASAELFDFSLNWYMNLIKETIEQFGDNVHVIVYERLRDNPRQELTRLARYLDVIIADRDLTCAITLAEESFRRQTKNKNHHRMLEIAFDWDKMAVLDQAIRDAERMLEAAYKRKFDLSGKSRSVNDQAGKDDDLPEFNEDIADKRNRDKHYELVY, translated from the exons ATGTGCATTACAATGACACCCCCTAATAACATAACTATAATAAAACATCAGCTAAAGCGGAATTGGAAATTGCTAACGCTATACTGCATTGTATCTTTCATACTCTCAATTCTTTATAGAAGCTTTATTCCGCAAGAGGGCGACTCGGCGTCCGACAAGGTAACGTGCACGCGAAGGGAGGTGAAACTGTCTCCGACAATCCTGTCTCCACCGGCACTGGTGAGCTTTCCGGGTTCCGGAAGTACCTGGGTCCGACACATGGTGCAGCAGATGACAG GAATAGCAACGGTCAGCGTGTATTGCGACTTGTATCTCTACAAACACGGGTTTCCTTACGAATGCCGCGTGGAAAAAGCAAAGTATGCAAGCCTAGTGAAAACGCACGAGATCGGCCGGGTCAAGAAGTATACAAGAGCCGTTTTGCTGCTAAGAAACCCGTATGATGCCCTCCTGTCATATTTTAACTTTGTCAAAGCTGGACACAAAGGGCATCCGACAGAAAAGGCTTTACGAAATG CATCAGCGGAACTATTTGACTTTTCTTTAAACTGGTACATGAATCTCATCAAAGAAACCATTGAGCAGTTTGGCGACAACGTTCATGTCATAGTTTACGAACGGCTTAGGGACAACCCTCGACAGGAGTTAACCAGACTGGCAAGGTATCTTGACGTCATCATAGCCGACCGAGATCTCACGTGCGCTATAACGCTTGCCGAAGAGTCGTTCCGCCGTCAGACCAAAAACAAGAATCATCATCGGATGCTGGAGATAGCGTTCGATTGGGATAAAATGGCGGTTTTAGACCAGGCAATCAGAGACGCTGAACGTATGTTGGAAGCGGCTTACAAACGAAAGTTTGATTTAAGTGGAAAGTCCCGTAGTGTTAATGATCAAGCCGGCAAAGATGATGATTTACCAGAATTTAATGAAGACATCGCGGACAAGAGAAACCGCGATAAACATTATGAGcttgtatattga
- the LOC127845647 gene encoding cyclin-D1-binding protein 1 homolog gives MAKTCEQIWEEFKQNLGLVINEIDEFEGKHEAASSFTLEGFWQQLDSVNKAVSHEATKLSLAYSHSPPPSPEECQSLLASVEKTMLDLVHLYCSLPKSCGVTLCRTVKQSVKQLSEQMKTLAEMISGHYTGSPEQFQQTGLVWQESALFQALPHDNKAAVLSVLDAHVPMVDDAHNELTEALNCDEDDDGLDEFLGLDLNTSNSQWNEADKNVAQYCLGLIKCSKSLLKKARSSIGANGDPSTEAGVVELDHLAELIERLSPAVDELASGVYPPLRRDVVAARAQDVKKANDDALIFLKKSHVTTEDDQKWIEFLKRANSHNMNKLECALSVT, from the exons ATGGCGAAAACTTGTGAACAAATTTGGGAAGAATTTAAACAAAATCTCGGACTTGTCATAAACGAAATCGACG AGTTTGAAGGCAAACATGAAGCTGCTTCAAGTTTTACCTTGGAAGGATTCTGGCAACAACTGG ATTCAGTTAACAAGGCGGTATCTCATGAAGCCACAAAGCTCAGCCTGGCATACTCCCATTCCCCTCCACCCAGCCCTGAAGAGTGTCAAAGCCTCCTTGCTTCTGTGGAGAAAACAATGCTTGACTTGGTGCATCTGTACTGCAGTCTTCCAAAATCATGTG GTGTGACTCTCTGCAGGACAGTGAAGCAGTCTGTCAAGCAGCTGTCAGAACAGATGAAGACTCTGGCTGAGATGATATCTGGTCATTACACAGG GAGCCCGGAGCAGTTTCAGCAGACGGGGCTGGTGTGGCAGGAGAGTGCCCTATTTCAGGCACTGCCCCACG ACAACAAGGCTGCAGTCCTGTCTGTGCTGGATGCCCATGTTCCCATGGTGGACGACGCACATAATGAACTCACCGAG GCATTAAACTGTGACGAAGATGACGACGGTCTGGATGAGTTTCTTGGACTAGATCTCAACACGTCAAACAGCCAGTGGAACGAGGCCGACAAGAATGTGGCCCAGTACTGCCTTGGGCTGATCAAGTGCTCTAAGTCCCTGCTGAAGAAAGCACGGTCCTCCATTGGTGCTAATGGTGATCCAAGCACAGAGGCAGGCGTTGTGGAGTTGGACCACCTGGCTGAGCTGATAGAGAGACTGAGTCCGGCTGTGGATGAGCTTGCGTCTGGCGTGTACCCACCACTGCGTAGGGATGTCGTTGCAGCGAGG GCACAAGATGTTAAAAAGGCAAATGATGAcgctttaatatttttgaa GAAGAGTCATGTGACAACGGAGGACGATCAGAAGTGGATTGAGTTTCTGAAGAGAGCAAACTCTCACAACATGAACAAACTGGAGTGCGCTCTCAGTGTCACATGA